The Bacteroidota bacterium genome includes the window GTTTTCTGCCACTATGATCGAAATGGAGATGGAATTGCCACACGCTTTGTGCACAACAAAACCTGGAAGCTATACGAGACGGGCGAGGTTTTTAATATTGCCAATGATCCT containing:
- a CDS encoding arylsulfatase, which gives rise to VFCHYDRNGDGIATRFVHNKTWKLYETGEVFNIANDPLEEVVLTEDDVPANIVATFQAVLSEMR